The Sebastes umbrosus isolate fSebUmb1 chromosome 1, fSebUmb1.pri, whole genome shotgun sequence genome includes the window AATGTGTGAACAATATCAGCAGGTTGTTGGTGCAATTAGAATCTATAAAGGAGTTTCTATAAATGTACAGTAAGTATTTATGTGTTCCCTACAGGAGGCCGACCTTGCAATTGCTCCGCTGACTCTCACTGCAGCTCGGGAGAAAGCGGTGGGGATGACCAAACCGTTCATGCAGACAGGAATCAGCATCCTGCTGAGGAAGGACATCTCAGATGGAACGGGCTTCTTTGATTTCCTGTCCCCCTTCACTGCTGAGACCTGGGTCGGCATACTCATTGCCTACCTGGGGACCGCTGCTTGCATCTTTATAGTAGCCAGGTTGGTAATGCAAGTagtttaaaggttctctatatgatacccagagcattaatatagcatcaaacaagtatttgctatgtaaagatatagaggagtaatgtctacctgagcagagaatgaagtcgctttccctctgtgtgtgttataatccgagtttctctgtgctttgttgacattgccgAGCCGGCCGTGCGTGCtcttagtgcatgttagtgtttccccactggctagctcacgaccgctgctctgcactgcgctcacatggcagttacagctgataacgccgtcctgaccgACAGAGCCGTTgcggaagcatagcacccaccctccggttctccctcaggttaacactgttagttctgtctgcactgttgctgttgttttcactgttagtgctgttagcgctgttagctacGAGCAAGCCCCCAGGAGGAGCGCCAGTCGTTGAtaccaattttcgtagtggcctaacggcggtactacatcttccgtgtccgtcacatgatgcccttcggcccaaaaagacttcttcccatagacttacattgaaaaagagacgtctgtaactcagcggatcatttatttgtttaggtgaatcaacttcccagtacgaacacttgaatagcccttatttaaatcattaggtcctaaatgttgtaaaaatgcactaatagccgaatccagagttatttcccttcctccgttcatgtgaatgaggcGGAGTAAGCAAGCCGTGACAACggcgtgacggctgtgaccccgtcaccgagccatgtgaccaagcggacgctactgcgcctgctccatgggcccaatagATGCGGCAGATTGCCGGAAGATCCAGGTACTTCTCCAGTCAGAAGTCgcgccattttggcttcatacgccactgagcaactttcataggaatgaacggggccccgccttcaacgctgtatccagttctcttcatacatccatggctaCAAGCCGCTGGCtaagccgtcgccatgttgagagccatgcggaggcaatagaaatgctcccaatatGGTGTTTAGCATCTTTAATATATTCAAAAAGTGATAATTATgatttagttgttgttgtttattgatgTGCTGTGGATTTGAATATGAATTTATATACTTCTTGTCCGtggatattttcacatttctgcTGGCAGTGGATTCCCTTTGAGTGCGGTCACATTAATAAGTTAtatttttatgcaaatgcagaCTCAGCCCATGTGAGTGGAGTCAGCCTCAGAGTGAGCTGAACAGATTCAGCCTCCTCCACAGCCTGTGGTACACAGCTGGAGCTCTGACTCTACAAGGTAAACAGCAAAACCAGACACAGGCAATAATGAATGCAttgatttgtttcttttctggaaatcctctccctctttgcttgagacatttttctttatacttcttcttGTGTTGTCAGGTGCCGGCCCCCACCCAAAAGCTCTTTCAGGACGTGTCATCTGCTGCAGCTGGTGGATATTTACAATCGTCCTCCTGGCTTGTTATTTCTCCAACCTCAGCTCCTCTAAGACCTCCGAGTCCACTCACCTGAGAGTGAAAGGGTTTGAGGACTTGGCCAACCAGGACACGATTGAGTACGGCTGCTTGGCGGGCTCTTCCACCCTCGCCTTCTTCAAGGTATACAGACATCAGATCACTTATGGATTCCCCCCCGTCTCACTGCTGTTTCTCTAattctgtttttccttcatgCAGAATTCAAACAATCCAGTCTACCGCAGAATCTATGAACacatggagagaactaagagttTTGTGTCGTCTATGGACGAAGGGGTCCGGCGTGCAAAAGAGGGAGACTTTGCCTTTATTGGAGAGTCTGTTTCTTTGGACTTGGCAGTAGCACGCCACTGTGAGCTGGTCAGAGCACATGAAGTCGTTGGAATGAGGGGATACAGCATTGCTGCCACCCTTGGTGAGGTTATTCATTTTGAAAATatgatgacatttaaaatgaatatatgaTTTAAATAGTATAATTAACAATAAATCTATGAATTTCCTCAAGGCTCACCCATCATAAAGAACCTCAGCGTGGCGATCCTGCAGCTGAGCGAGGCGGGGGAGCTGGCTTACCTGCGAAGCAAGTGGTGGGCCAGCAGCTGCATAGCAGGCAAGGCCAAGTCTTCAGCTGTGCAGCCGCACAGTCTCAAGGGGATGTTTCTGGTTCTGTCCCTGGGCCTGGGGCTGGGAGCACTGCTGGCCGTCCTGGAGCTCACCTTCAAGAGCCGCACAAGTGCAGCTGAGCAGAGGGTGCGTGCAAGCACATTCACAAATCACTTCTGTCAGgcgaaaaaacaacaacatccatCACAAACGTGTTAACTTTACAGCAACTGAACTAGCCTTGTCTTTTGTGTGTAGTTGTGTTTATCCAATACGTTTTTAAATGTATCATATAAGCCTGGAGGGCTGCAACGTTTGCTCAACCATTTAAAGACTGTCACTTACCAACAGTTTTCACATCAGCTGTAGAACAAAATGCACACGCAGACTTAGACAGTCACGCTCTCTCACCCACTCAACCATGTTTACATTAAATTCATCACCATATTCATGATTAGTTTTGTTTCATTGCAGAAATCCTGCTGCACTGTGCTGACTGAAGAACTGAGTCTGCGCTTGAGGACCAGCAATGCAAACAAACCCCAAGAAAATGTGgacaaagataaagaaaaagcaTAGAAACATCCTAGAAACATGTCGTATTAACAAGTCTGAAAACttcagttttcttttgtttgataGCTATTTGAGAATTTGATCTAATATTTGACTGAAACATTAATTGTAGGTTTTGAAGTTTTTTAGTTGTAGAAATACATcagataaaaataatgaaaacaatattacatgtaaaaataaaaaaaactcacattttattaaaataatcaatttattgattttcaaGTGTTAATGCTATAATTTCATTGAAAAAGCAAACATGATagtttaaatattataaaaacagttattaaaatgatcagTGTTCACAGTTTGACTAACAAATAGTGCTCATGTAAGTTTACTGTTTGTCGTCATGCTGTTTTGTACAGTTGGCAATGGCATCACAGGATTATAacgatttctttttaaaaactatttcaTGCATAAAAACGTTGTTGAttgtaaacattacagcatgccTAAAACAATAAAACGGTCTAATTGTGTAACTCTGCGTGATGTCTTCctagtgagaaagaaaaaagggaacttcttcctcctttttgtggttgtgttgttactctctttctttgtcttctgaAGGTTGAATTGTTGTCTTTGGAGTCATCAGTCAAATCTAAACTGTGCTTtaatctaaaagaaaaaaaaaaacacaataaaaacaaaagccatGATTTAATACAGCCACTTAACTTTTGCAAATGTGAATCACAAATGCATCTCTGACTCACCATTTGGAAAAAGTGGTGATTTACAGTGGatctctctcatcctctggTCAAACAGGGCCTTCATCTCCCTCTGCAGGGTGCCCTCACGCTGCTCGGCCCCAGCTGGCACACAGGAGGGAACAAACTCCAGGCTGTCGGTGCTGCTGGATGAGctgtcagacaggcagaggccGTTGGGGATGGGCCTCAcctggctgctgctgtagcTGTTGTAGCTCTGTGCTCGCTGCGTCTGCCAGAGGAGAGCGGGCTTGCGGTTCACCATCGGTGTCTGAGCAGAGGTAGTCGGTCTTCGAGGGCAACTGCGTGAGCGGGCCTTTGTTCGTATTGCgggtgtggctggagcctctaAGGTGCGTCTCACCATGGCGGGGGTTGGTGGAGGGATGAGTGGAGAAAACTTGGCTTCAGGCTGGAACATATGCTGTGGCACGGGCCGAGGCCGAGGGACTGAATCAGGCTGACTTTGAGTTTCTGTTGGTTGCTCAGGTGCAATGGCGGTGACCTTGTCTGGCTCTGGTTCTGTTTCTGTTGGTAATTCCTGAGATTGCTGCTTTGGTTCAATCATCTGAACTGTCTCCTGCTCAGCACAGTTTGACTCATCGGGTTCATTCTCCAACTCTTCTTGAATTGGATTTTGGCTGTCAGGAGCAAGACCATCAGGAGAAGAAGCCTGGGGTGAGGTCTCAAGGTCAAAGCTATCCTCTTTCGCACAGGGAGCAGTCCCAATGTGGTGGGAGTCGATGGCGGACATCCGGCTGAAGATCCCTCTCCTCGTCTCCGGCGGTTCATGAATCTTAACTCTGTGAGCTCGCCTCATTGGCTCACTCATGGCCCCTTTGTGGATGGCAGCCTTGGCTGCTGGCCCTTGTACAAAAGGAAACATTTCTCCATTCCTGCTGTCCTGAGAAATGGTATCCAGATCCTTGCGGAAGAACAGAGCGCATCCGTCTTCTGAGGACTGGACAGAGCAGTCAAGAGAAGTCTGCTTTTGAGGACCCTTCATATGTTTCTGGGCTGCttttttgatgtgttttctggCCGCTTGCACCGCATTTGTGGGTTTGAGCTGTTTCATAAAGGACACCAAATGTTTTAAGTTGTCAGATGAAGCTGAAATGAATATTTCTGAGTTTATTTAGAGATGCTTACCTTTCCTGTTATATCATTGATAGCGACATGaataaagatggatgacgccGCCATCCCCTCCAGGTACACATGCCGATAACCTACGAATGTTGCATAAAAAATCATGTTGACCTAAATTTCAttcatattaaaggaacagttcaacattttgggaaatatattGGTATGGTATATATTTggtatgcttatttgctttcttgctgggAGTTTGCTGCTAATTAACATCttaatgtcttgtttgtttgatctGTGCAAAAACCGAAGTGTAGAAACGACAAGTCGTGGTTTTCAAATGGTCAAATGTGTTACGTCGAGAGTCCAGGAAGTTACTACAAGATATAACTTGTTAAGTCgtgagttttagaggtgctggtgggcAGATTTTGTAACTTATGGGAAGAGCTGGGTTAGCTGTTTCTtccatagactgtttatataGATGGAAGTGAAGCCGAAATATCCCTGATAGGGgaactgccatcttgagatttttacgtcatttggagccagaggtGTAGCAGTGATCGGGGGACAAAGTCCCACCCACACACTCATGCGAGCCAATCATGAGCCGAGCACGTTAGAGCCACCTAGCGGCtgcgttagcaccacggtagctgtttggtgggaaagacaacaacaactaaccataatatgttcaattacacagacttgtgacagttatggaaagttaaagctacatctcctctctcgtacactTCCCGAGGCCTCCGGCTgggactacttcactcagagcagctgccaatcatgatgtctcaccctctttttatagcatcaaataactaactTAAACCAACTGACCAAAAAAATTAACACATGAACATAcaccagcgtgataagaactacctaaaatgacagaaaccatctttgggaaatatgtatttgatgtgtactttggctttttagtttggcccatgtgcCATCCACTAACATTGAGGGGGCGGGGTTTATGACctttactgcagccagccaccagggggcgatcaagatgttttggcttcacttttggggagccgtcatgtcgtccatctttatatacagtctatggtttctctctgtttccagtgtttatgctaagctaaactaactggcTATAAACTTATTGATCTGACACACATGAGTGTGTTataaatcttctcatctaaatctCTACAatgagcatatttcccaaaatgtctgactCTCATTATGTAATCTACCTGGCATCATACTCCTGAAAGCAATAGTCCTCTGTCCAATGAAATCTCGTCCAATAGGATCATGATCCCACACTTCGAAACGCACCAGAGCGATCTGCGGCATTTGAATGTTGAAGACGAGGGTCTCCTCCCACATCGGGTTGAAACCTGAATGACCATTTAAAGGAAGTTACACAGATAGAAAAACGGTAAAGTTGACTCTCTGTTGTGAGATTATGAGATGAGACATACCATTATCATCCACCACCCTGGTCTGCTGCTTGGAACAATCAATATTTAGGCCGATTATCTCAACCTCAACAAAGGGGTCGATAATCTTGAAGTAGAAAAACAAGAGCAAAAATAGCATTTTAGTGATGAAAAACATCTTCTTGTCTTAATAATAGATTATGTTTGCTGCATGTTCACCTCTCCTCTGTCCCCAAACATGGAGTCTTTGGGTTTGGGAAGCTGCTGTCCGCTGATGATCTTCAGCACTAACTGAGTCTTTCTATGTCCTGGTAGAGGATCCTCCAGCATGGGGTTAAAGGCAgctgagaaaaaacaaaacaaattgacTACCCCTGCACAGACAGTAGCTATTACCTCTGCACAATCTGCACATGTACATACCTTTACACATGCATTTAGGCCTCAGAATATATCCACAGTTTCCATTGCTTGAGAACTTGGCTCGGTTCAGTTCAAGCATTCGGCCCTCTGTTTGATAATTCATTGCAACTAAAATGAAACACATAAATGAGAAGCTGCTGCAATGCTAAACACATCTCTCATTGTAATTTTAACGTAGGCAGTATTGTACTCTCTGTGACTGTCTTACCCATATGGCATCCTGTGTTCCAGTATGGTTGTGGGCTGAAGTTGCTCGAATCCACTCTGTAGTTGGACGGGTAGACTCTTAGAAGTTGGCGTTGGTTGAAACGGACCAACTCCCCCGGCTTCAGCTGCAAGATCTGGTTCATAACAGTCTCGTTGAGGGATGATACCTGCCAACTGTTCACAAGTGCtaccagagagaaagaaaaacagcctcTAACATTCATTTCCAAAAGTATTCCATGAACTGTAGAatatttgtgtgtctttgaaGTTTACCTTGTGTTTCTATGTCATGCACACGGACAGATTTTGTGTACTTGACCAGGTCAGATAGAGCTCGGGACAACCTCATGGTTTTCCTCTTCCTGAAGGAAGAGTTATAGACTTACAAGTGTAACCGCTGATAGTAATTGTATTAAATGGCTAAAACTATGCAATTCAATGAATAGTCTTACTTGGGATGGTAAACAATTTGTGTCCTCTCCCTGCTGCCGCTGTGGTCTAAATCACCATCAGACTTATTTCTCACTCGGattctctttttcctctgaaaaaagaaaaatgcattatttgcattttttgtgaTGACTGGGAAAGTGTACAACAAGAAAAAGGGGCATATAGAGATAGGTTGAGAAAATATAAGCAAAGGGCTGACCTTTCGTTTGAAGCTCCTCATGATCGATCTGCCAAATCGCCTCTTCTTTTTGGTTTGATTGGCAGAGGTAAAGATATCCCCCTCCTAAAACATTCAAACATAATGCATCATtatgtctatctatctatctatctatctatctatctatctatctatctatctatcatttgCCTGTGAGTTatcctcatcatcatcgccttcctcttcttcctcatcacCAGTATCTTCATCAGACACATCACCTTCATCTGCATCCGAATCAAGGTTCGCTGGCAGCTTCTTTCCCTGGAAAACAAGAATTAATGTTtgattgtgatgtgtttttgtggCTTTATGGCAACGCATGTAGTTAAATACAACTTTACCTTGACTAAAACTTTCCCTTTCAGGATCTCAGGGGAAGGCAGCTTCTTGCATTCGTGCACGTTGACACTGGACAGATCCAGTTTGTCCTGCAGCACCTCTCTCAGATACTGAGCCATCTTTTTCTGCTGAGGCACAGTGCAGTGGTTCTCTATGGACAAGATCACTGGATACCTGAGGGGTGAAGTGATGACACCTGAGCTACAGGTATGATGCTTTTACAGGTTTTCTCTatcgctttggctcatttttttaaacaaacttaACTTTCTCCAAACTGTTTGATGGGATATTACAACTCTATTGCATTtttgcaaaaggtagtaactcacaGCAAACACTGTATTCATGCTTCAAACcccagttattgtgtcagtaaattggccaacgccaccaaaatgaaaagttgttttgtcattgcATGAGtcgtactggtcaaaatgtttagatGTTCCATAACAGTGAACCCTGAAAATGTTTCtctcactgagaatcaactcatcagttttgatcagcaagacgtgtgcaagtggttattgtgcaaattgtaGACTATTGTACTTGCTCTTTTGCAAATGTGCCAAAACtagtgcaatttgcttgaatgaatgagaaattttaatatattgtgaacaacaaactaattgttcagagagttgagtttattgttttgaaaaaaaaataattgtcattcgataattgagccaaagcgaatgagaaaaactttATTGTGAAAGCTt containing:
- the plch2b gene encoding 1-phosphatidylinositol 4,5-bisphosphate phosphodiesterase eta-2, whose amino-acid sequence is MGQESWTQMYSSGMNSTPAMAPLSPGLTPPRSSPLSPKKTTFQSLGSLSTGMLSPSLGKGSSPQAQQASSPLNTSTTSIMSSPKLWQKASISRLAEEFFWIGGSMVAQPKWRLGQIVERCMCNMQAGTQMTKMKGKKKGLVRFFYLDEHKSCIRWRPSRKHDKAKITIDSIHEVCEGKKSEIFRRYADNRFDPNYCFSIYYGERVKSLDLVSTNAEEARTWITGLKYLMAGISDEDSLARRQRTRDQWLQQTFSEADKNGDGTLSIGEVHQLLHKLNVNLPKQKVRQMFQEADTDDNQGSLGFEEFCSFYKMISTRRDLYLIMISYSNQKEVMDFHDLARFLENEQKMRGLAKEYLIDIVAKFEPCPENLQRTVLGIDGFTNYMRSPAGDIFNPEHNQVNQDMTQPLNNYFIATSHNTYLTGDQLLSQSRVEMYAYVLQAGCRCVEVDCWDGPDGEPIIHHGYTLTSKILFRDVIETINKYAFTKSPYPVILSIENHCTVPQQKKMAQYLREVLQDKLDLSSVNVHECKKLPSPEILKGKVLVKGKKLPANLDSDADEGDVSDEDTGDEEEEEGDDDEDNSQEGDIFTSANQTKKKRRFGRSIMRSFKRKRKKRIRVRNKSDGDLDHSGSRERTQIVYHPKKRKTMRLSRALSDLVKYTKSVRVHDIETQALVNSWQVSSLNETVMNQILQLKPGELVRFNQRQLLRVYPSNYRVDSSNFSPQPYWNTGCHMVAMNYQTEGRMLELNRAKFSSNGNCGYILRPKCMCKAAFNPMLEDPLPGHRKTQLVLKIISGQQLPKPKDSMFGDRGEIIDPFVEVEIIGLNIDCSKQQTRVVDDNGFNPMWEETLVFNIQMPQIALVRFEVWDHDPIGRDFIGQRTIAFRSMMPGYRHVYLEGMAASSIFIHVAINDITGKLKPTNAVQAARKHIKKAAQKHMKGPQKQTSLDCSVQSSEDGCALFFRKDLDTISQDSRNGEMFPFVQGPAAKAAIHKGAMSEPMRRAHRVKIHEPPETRRGIFSRMSAIDSHHIGTAPCAKEDSFDLETSPQASSPDGLAPDSQNPIQEELENEPDESNCAEQETVQMIEPKQQSQELPTETEPEPDKVTAIAPEQPTETQSQPDSVPRPRPVPQHMFQPEAKFSPLIPPPTPAMVRRTLEAPATPAIRTKARSRSCPRRPTTSAQTPMVNRKPALLWQTQRAQSYNSYSSSQVRPIPNGLCLSDSSSSSTDSLEFVPSCVPAGAEQREGTLQREMKALFDQRMREIHCKSPLFPND
- the si:dkey-183j2.10 gene encoding glutamate receptor U1 encodes the protein MFIPHAASSHPFKFLPISPPTKTSLAVLNTFESEKLQTTLHHSRAHWGLSEVLTSCQSSSHILNSCRGWMQIRRIRMLLGFFVLSVGFFLDMGVCTAVQSEMRITTIKQEPYAIYKGSHLEGFCIDLLSEVAKKLGFGYNVRLVKDASYGRQDENGNWNGMIGEVVRGEADLAIAPLTLTAAREKAVGMTKPFMQTGISILLRKDISDGTGFFDFLSPFTAETWVGILIAYLGTAACIFIVARLSPCEWSQPQSELNRFSLLHSLWYTAGALTLQGAGPHPKALSGRVICCSWWIFTIVLLACYFSNLSSSKTSESTHLRVKGFEDLANQDTIEYGCLAGSSTLAFFKNSNNPVYRRIYEHMERTKSFVSSMDEGVRRAKEGDFAFIGESVSLDLAVARHCELVRAHEVVGMRGYSIAATLGSPIIKNLSVAILQLSEAGELAYLRSKWWASSCIAGKAKSSAVQPHSLKGMFLVLSLGLGLGALLAVLELTFKSRTSAAEQRKSCCTVLTEELSLRLRTSNANKPQENVDKDKEKA